One Xenopus tropicalis strain Nigerian chromosome 8, UCB_Xtro_10.0, whole genome shotgun sequence genomic window carries:
- the LOC116406990 gene encoding coiled-coil domain-containing protein 77-like yields the protein MAEKDRLLRELDRCREQLALSSDTEQEREHEREILRLSLVEKASRHSHSEEVKSLTEQLAQAHRLAEMYREQCVTLEDELGKIREEGDVGREIFKVSS from the exons ATGGCCGAGAAAGATCGGCTGCTCCGAGAGCTAGACCGGTGCCGAGAGCAGTTGGCTTTAAGTAGTGACACAGAGCAAGAGCGGGAACACGAGCGAGAGATCCTGCGTTTGTCATTGGTCGAGAAAGCAAGTCGGCACTCGCACAGTGAGGAAGTGAAG TCTCTTACAGAGCAGCTGGCACAAGCACATCGCCTCGCTGAAATGTACCGGGAGCAGTGTGTGACACTGGAGGATGAGCTGGGAAAGATACGAGAGGAGGGAGACGTGGGCAGGGAAATCTTCAAGGTGAGTTCTTAA